In one Hydrogenobacter sp. genomic region, the following are encoded:
- a CDS encoding NosD domain-containing protein, whose amino-acid sequence RKNYFYKNGAGVAVMYSKNITMEENTFEKNEGPANYGLLLKDITDSKLHKNRFINNTHGVYLEGCNRTEFKENLFEGNGWAVRIYADSENNFFAENIFSNNAFDVSTNTFSYFRNTFEGNYYDKYEGYDLDRDGYGDIPYRPISFMAIIFERYPLSLLFYESLFAHIMDTMERFIPMLNPQSLLDRKPLVRRPW is encoded by the coding sequence ACAGAAAAAACTACTTTTACAAGAACGGTGCAGGCGTTGCGGTCATGTATTCAAAAAACATAACAATGGAAGAAAACACCTTTGAAAAGAATGAGGGACCTGCAAACTATGGGCTTTTACTAAAGGATATAACGGATAGCAAGCTTCATAAAAACAGATTTATAAACAATACACATGGCGTTTATCTTGAGGGATGCAACAGAACGGAGTTTAAAGAGAATCTCTTTGAAGGCAACGGTTGGGCTGTAAGGATATACGCAGATAGCGAAAACAATTTTTTTGCGGAAAACATCTTTTCAAACAATGCCTTTGATGTTTCTACAAATACCTTTTCATACTTCAGAAACACCTTTGAAGGGAATTATTATGACAAATATGAAGGTTACGATCTTGACAGGGATGGCTACGGAGACATACCTTATAGACCCATATCCTTCATGGCTATAATTTTTGAACGTTATCCCCTTTCCTTACTCTTTTATGAAAGTCTCTTTGCCCACATAATGGACACAATGGAAAGATTTATACCTATGCTCAATCCACAGTCACTTTTGGATAGAAAACCCCTCGTGAGGAGACCGTGGTAA
- a CDS encoding ATP-binding cassette domain-containing protein, with the protein MVRFEGVYKVFGRRKLFEDLSLEFKEGRTTAILGPNGSGKTTLVKILLGLVIPNRGSVFIDHKDIHREAGQKRLIGYMPQIPEFPENLTVKEIISMVEDIRSQKAVRLKELLELLNLDKELEKRFSSLSGGTRQKVGALLAFAFDTPLLILDEPMVGLDPISAYRLKGLIHEEKRKGKTILYISHIMGEVEEVADYVVFLTEGKLVFQGSLEELKIKTGKEKLEEAVLCLLS; encoded by the coding sequence GTGGTAAGGTTTGAGGGTGTATACAAAGTTTTTGGAAGGAGGAAACTCTTTGAAGACTTAAGCCTTGAATTCAAAGAGGGAAGAACTACGGCCATACTTGGTCCTAACGGCTCGGGGAAGACCACATTGGTGAAGATCCTCTTAGGTCTTGTTATACCCAATAGGGGAAGTGTGTTCATAGACCATAAAGATATTCACAGGGAAGCGGGTCAAAAACGGCTTATAGGCTACATGCCTCAGATTCCTGAGTTTCCAGAAAATCTCACTGTAAAGGAAATCATCTCTATGGTTGAGGACATAAGGAGTCAGAAAGCTGTGAGACTTAAAGAGCTTCTTGAACTTCTTAACCTCGATAAAGAGCTGGAAAAAAGATTCTCAAGTCTTTCGGGAGGAACCAGGCAGAAGGTTGGCGCCCTTTTAGCTTTTGCCTTTGATACTCCCTTACTCATATTGGACGAGCCTATGGTTGGTCTTGATCCCATTTCCGCTTACAGATTGAAAGGTTTAATCCACGAAGAAAAAAGAAAGGGAAAAACTATACTTTACATTTCCCATATAATGGGGGAAGTGGAGGAGGTTGCGGACTATGTAGTTTTCCTCACAGAAGGTAAACTTGTCTTTCAGGGAAGCCTTGAGGAGTTGAAGATCAAAACTGGTAAAGAAAAACTTGAGGAGGCTGTACTTTGCTTGTTAAGTTGA